One window of the Salvia miltiorrhiza cultivar Shanhuang (shh) chromosome 6, IMPLAD_Smil_shh, whole genome shotgun sequence genome contains the following:
- the LOC130988118 gene encoding two-component response regulator ARR12-like isoform X2 codes for MPVSWCVLLLLFSLMFTVTTTSQARMALKMLRDNKDRFDLVISDVHMPDMDGFKLLELVGLEMDLPVIMLSANGDPKLVMKGITHGACDYLVKPVRIEELRNIWQHVIRKKKTEPKNQNSSADQGNGNQSSGEGNGSQADRNGKCNRKRKDEEDFSEDNENENEDPATSKKPRVVWSIELHRKFVAAVNQLGIEKAVPKRILDLMNVEGLTRENVASHLQKYRLYLKRISSVASQQANMVAALGVKDSHFMRIGPFEGLGDFRTLSGQGRLGSAALSHYTTGGMLGRLNTPNVNLHNLSPSTLIQPNHGQSITNSISGLGKVHPALTSTNQSPSLFQGIPSSLELDQLQQSKCGTGMTSFNAIDNSRLQSKFSDPGAAINSSSNMLNSSANMMLHGSYQQTMSGGGFGNQSSQNMASLNLDSFNVGVNSSSNLLDSGTIQSSTTQPASLLSTEPFHSLPMRDNGFSNGPYLQKNPIDISSTAMSLPLEDSREMQCQEGLVGDVQNISHTPSQRWGEQGQNYGHSSTASFGSLNTHIPGNGVVSPLSQSLDQDSGIINEKMGVFMNGRLAGGASTLMLQNGNEKLATESRAMTNDNFLLEQQKMQGAFAPRSYDPLDAMMNAMIKREQDETIPNCDFGFDDYSFGSGI; via the exons ATGCCAGTATCATGGTGTGTTCTTCTTCTGCTATTTTCTCTCATGTTCACTG TGACTACAACGAGTCAGGCAAGGATGGCGCTGAAAATGTTAAGGGACAACAAAGATAGATTTGACTTGGTGATCAGTGATGTCCATATGCCGGACATGGATGGTTTTAAGCTTCTGGAACTTGTTGGTCTTGAAATGGATCTACCTGTTATCA TGTTATCTGCAAACGGTGATCCCAAACTCGTGATGAAAGGGATTACTCATGGCGCTTGCGATTATTTGGTCAAGCCTGTTCGGATTGAGGAGCTGAGGAACATATGGCAACATGTGATCAGGAAAAAAAAGACTGAGCCAAAGAATCAGAACAGTTCTGCTGATCAAGGCAATGGTAATCAATCGAGTGGAGAAGGTAACGGGTCTCAAGCAGATCGGAATGGTAAATGCAATCGTAAGAGGAAAGATGAGGAAGATTTCAGTGAAGATAATGAGAATGAAAATGAAGACCCTGCAACCTCAAAGAAGCCTCGGGTGGTTTGGTCTATAGAGCTACATAGGAAGTTTGTTGCAGCAGTCAACCAGTTGGGAATTGAAA AGGCTGTTCCTAAAAGGATTCTTGACCTGATGAACGTCGAAGGACTTACTCGAGAAAATGTGGCAAGCCATCTCCAG AAGTATAGGCTATACCTGAAAAGAATCAGTTCTGTTGCATCCCAGCAAGCAAACATGGTAGCTGCACTCGGGGTTAAGGATTCCCATTTCATGCGTATTGGTCCATTCGAGGGGCTTGGAGATTTTCGAACTTTGTCTGGACAAGGAAGGCTCGGAAGTGCCGCATTATCACATTACACAACTGGAGGCATGCTTGGTCGACTAAATACACCTAACGTAAACCTTCATAATTTATCTCCATCTACACTAATCCAGCCAAATCATGGTCAAAGCATAACCAACTCCATCTCTGGCCTCGGAAAAGTGCACCCAGCTCTTACATCTACAAATCAAAGTCCAAGTTTGTTTCAAGGAATACCATCGTCGTTAGAATTGGATCAGCTGCAACAGAGTAAGTGTGGTACAGGGATGACAAGTTTCAATGCAATAGATAACTCAAGATTGCAGAGTAAGTTCTCAGACCCAGGAGCAGCAATCAATAGCTCGAGCAATATGTTAAACAGCTCCGCAAACATGATGCTACATGGGAGCTACCAGCAAACAATGAGTGGTGGGGGATTCGGGAATCAGTCTTCTCAAAACATGGCTTCTTTGAACTTGGATTCCTTTAATGTTGGTGTCAATAGTTCCTCCAATCTGCTGGATTCTGGTACCATTCAATCGTCTACGACACAGCCGGCTTCTTTGCTTTCTACTGAGCCTTTTCATAGTCTGCCGATGAGGGATAATGGTTTCTCCAATGGTCCTTATTTACAGAAGAACCCAATTGATATTTCTTCTACCGCCATGTCCTTGCCTCTAGAAGATTCTAGAGAAATGCAGTGCCAAGAAGGTTTGGTTGGAGATGTGCAGAACATCAGTCATACCCCAAGCCAAAGGTGGGGAGAGCAAGGGCAGAATTATGGTCACAGTTCGACAGCATCTTTTGGTTCCTTGAACACTCACATTCCTGGCAACGGCGTTGTCTCTCCCTTGAGCCAGAGTCTGGACCAGGATAGTGGAATCATCAACGAGAAGATGGGCGTGTTCATGAATGGCAGATTGGCTGGAGGTGCTTCGACTCTTATGCTGCAAAATGGGAATGAAAAGCTGGCAACGGAATCAAGAGCAATGACTAATGACAACTTCCTCTTGGAGCAACAAAAGATGCAAGGTGCATTTGCTCCTCGTAGTTATGATCCATTGGATGCTATGATGAATGCCATGATCAAACGG GAACAAGATGAAACCATACCAAACTGTGATTTTGGATTCGACGATTATTCTTTTGGATCAGGGATATGA
- the LOC130988118 gene encoding two-component response regulator ARR12-like isoform X1 has protein sequence MTVEKVRSDSESYDDFPAGLRVLAVDDDPICLKLLDTLLRKCQYHVTTTSQARMALKMLRDNKDRFDLVISDVHMPDMDGFKLLELVGLEMDLPVIMLSANGDPKLVMKGITHGACDYLVKPVRIEELRNIWQHVIRKKKTEPKNQNSSADQGNGNQSSGEGNGSQADRNGKCNRKRKDEEDFSEDNENENEDPATSKKPRVVWSIELHRKFVAAVNQLGIEKAVPKRILDLMNVEGLTRENVASHLQKYRLYLKRISSVASQQANMVAALGVKDSHFMRIGPFEGLGDFRTLSGQGRLGSAALSHYTTGGMLGRLNTPNVNLHNLSPSTLIQPNHGQSITNSISGLGKVHPALTSTNQSPSLFQGIPSSLELDQLQQSKCGTGMTSFNAIDNSRLQSKFSDPGAAINSSSNMLNSSANMMLHGSYQQTMSGGGFGNQSSQNMASLNLDSFNVGVNSSSNLLDSGTIQSSTTQPASLLSTEPFHSLPMRDNGFSNGPYLQKNPIDISSTAMSLPLEDSREMQCQEGLVGDVQNISHTPSQRWGEQGQNYGHSSTASFGSLNTHIPGNGVVSPLSQSLDQDSGIINEKMGVFMNGRLAGGASTLMLQNGNEKLATESRAMTNDNFLLEQQKMQGAFAPRSYDPLDAMMNAMIKREQDETIPNCDFGFDDYSFGSGI, from the exons ATGACTGTGGAGAAAGTTAGGAGCGACAGCGAAAGCTACGACGATTTTCCGGCTGGCCTGCGTGTCCTCGCCGTTGACGACGACCCAATTTGCTTGAAGTTGCTCGATACTCTGCTTAGGAAATGCCAGTATCATG TGACTACAACGAGTCAGGCAAGGATGGCGCTGAAAATGTTAAGGGACAACAAAGATAGATTTGACTTGGTGATCAGTGATGTCCATATGCCGGACATGGATGGTTTTAAGCTTCTGGAACTTGTTGGTCTTGAAATGGATCTACCTGTTATCA TGTTATCTGCAAACGGTGATCCCAAACTCGTGATGAAAGGGATTACTCATGGCGCTTGCGATTATTTGGTCAAGCCTGTTCGGATTGAGGAGCTGAGGAACATATGGCAACATGTGATCAGGAAAAAAAAGACTGAGCCAAAGAATCAGAACAGTTCTGCTGATCAAGGCAATGGTAATCAATCGAGTGGAGAAGGTAACGGGTCTCAAGCAGATCGGAATGGTAAATGCAATCGTAAGAGGAAAGATGAGGAAGATTTCAGTGAAGATAATGAGAATGAAAATGAAGACCCTGCAACCTCAAAGAAGCCTCGGGTGGTTTGGTCTATAGAGCTACATAGGAAGTTTGTTGCAGCAGTCAACCAGTTGGGAATTGAAA AGGCTGTTCCTAAAAGGATTCTTGACCTGATGAACGTCGAAGGACTTACTCGAGAAAATGTGGCAAGCCATCTCCAG AAGTATAGGCTATACCTGAAAAGAATCAGTTCTGTTGCATCCCAGCAAGCAAACATGGTAGCTGCACTCGGGGTTAAGGATTCCCATTTCATGCGTATTGGTCCATTCGAGGGGCTTGGAGATTTTCGAACTTTGTCTGGACAAGGAAGGCTCGGAAGTGCCGCATTATCACATTACACAACTGGAGGCATGCTTGGTCGACTAAATACACCTAACGTAAACCTTCATAATTTATCTCCATCTACACTAATCCAGCCAAATCATGGTCAAAGCATAACCAACTCCATCTCTGGCCTCGGAAAAGTGCACCCAGCTCTTACATCTACAAATCAAAGTCCAAGTTTGTTTCAAGGAATACCATCGTCGTTAGAATTGGATCAGCTGCAACAGAGTAAGTGTGGTACAGGGATGACAAGTTTCAATGCAATAGATAACTCAAGATTGCAGAGTAAGTTCTCAGACCCAGGAGCAGCAATCAATAGCTCGAGCAATATGTTAAACAGCTCCGCAAACATGATGCTACATGGGAGCTACCAGCAAACAATGAGTGGTGGGGGATTCGGGAATCAGTCTTCTCAAAACATGGCTTCTTTGAACTTGGATTCCTTTAATGTTGGTGTCAATAGTTCCTCCAATCTGCTGGATTCTGGTACCATTCAATCGTCTACGACACAGCCGGCTTCTTTGCTTTCTACTGAGCCTTTTCATAGTCTGCCGATGAGGGATAATGGTTTCTCCAATGGTCCTTATTTACAGAAGAACCCAATTGATATTTCTTCTACCGCCATGTCCTTGCCTCTAGAAGATTCTAGAGAAATGCAGTGCCAAGAAGGTTTGGTTGGAGATGTGCAGAACATCAGTCATACCCCAAGCCAAAGGTGGGGAGAGCAAGGGCAGAATTATGGTCACAGTTCGACAGCATCTTTTGGTTCCTTGAACACTCACATTCCTGGCAACGGCGTTGTCTCTCCCTTGAGCCAGAGTCTGGACCAGGATAGTGGAATCATCAACGAGAAGATGGGCGTGTTCATGAATGGCAGATTGGCTGGAGGTGCTTCGACTCTTATGCTGCAAAATGGGAATGAAAAGCTGGCAACGGAATCAAGAGCAATGACTAATGACAACTTCCTCTTGGAGCAACAAAAGATGCAAGGTGCATTTGCTCCTCGTAGTTATGATCCATTGGATGCTATGATGAATGCCATGATCAAACGG GAACAAGATGAAACCATACCAAACTGTGATTTTGGATTCGACGATTATTCTTTTGGATCAGGGATATGA
- the LOC130988118 gene encoding two-component response regulator ARR12-like isoform X3 — protein MLLKFIVKCLVFCMTTTSQARMALKMLRDNKDRFDLVISDVHMPDMDGFKLLELVGLEMDLPVIMLSANGDPKLVMKGITHGACDYLVKPVRIEELRNIWQHVIRKKKTEPKNQNSSADQGNGNQSSGEGNGSQADRNGKCNRKRKDEEDFSEDNENENEDPATSKKPRVVWSIELHRKFVAAVNQLGIEKAVPKRILDLMNVEGLTRENVASHLQKYRLYLKRISSVASQQANMVAALGVKDSHFMRIGPFEGLGDFRTLSGQGRLGSAALSHYTTGGMLGRLNTPNVNLHNLSPSTLIQPNHGQSITNSISGLGKVHPALTSTNQSPSLFQGIPSSLELDQLQQSKCGTGMTSFNAIDNSRLQSKFSDPGAAINSSSNMLNSSANMMLHGSYQQTMSGGGFGNQSSQNMASLNLDSFNVGVNSSSNLLDSGTIQSSTTQPASLLSTEPFHSLPMRDNGFSNGPYLQKNPIDISSTAMSLPLEDSREMQCQEGLVGDVQNISHTPSQRWGEQGQNYGHSSTASFGSLNTHIPGNGVVSPLSQSLDQDSGIINEKMGVFMNGRLAGGASTLMLQNGNEKLATESRAMTNDNFLLEQQKMQGAFAPRSYDPLDAMMNAMIKREQDETIPNCDFGFDDYSFGSGI, from the exons ATGCTTCTGAAATTCATAGTGAAATGCCTTGTTTTCTGCA TGACTACAACGAGTCAGGCAAGGATGGCGCTGAAAATGTTAAGGGACAACAAAGATAGATTTGACTTGGTGATCAGTGATGTCCATATGCCGGACATGGATGGTTTTAAGCTTCTGGAACTTGTTGGTCTTGAAATGGATCTACCTGTTATCA TGTTATCTGCAAACGGTGATCCCAAACTCGTGATGAAAGGGATTACTCATGGCGCTTGCGATTATTTGGTCAAGCCTGTTCGGATTGAGGAGCTGAGGAACATATGGCAACATGTGATCAGGAAAAAAAAGACTGAGCCAAAGAATCAGAACAGTTCTGCTGATCAAGGCAATGGTAATCAATCGAGTGGAGAAGGTAACGGGTCTCAAGCAGATCGGAATGGTAAATGCAATCGTAAGAGGAAAGATGAGGAAGATTTCAGTGAAGATAATGAGAATGAAAATGAAGACCCTGCAACCTCAAAGAAGCCTCGGGTGGTTTGGTCTATAGAGCTACATAGGAAGTTTGTTGCAGCAGTCAACCAGTTGGGAATTGAAA AGGCTGTTCCTAAAAGGATTCTTGACCTGATGAACGTCGAAGGACTTACTCGAGAAAATGTGGCAAGCCATCTCCAG AAGTATAGGCTATACCTGAAAAGAATCAGTTCTGTTGCATCCCAGCAAGCAAACATGGTAGCTGCACTCGGGGTTAAGGATTCCCATTTCATGCGTATTGGTCCATTCGAGGGGCTTGGAGATTTTCGAACTTTGTCTGGACAAGGAAGGCTCGGAAGTGCCGCATTATCACATTACACAACTGGAGGCATGCTTGGTCGACTAAATACACCTAACGTAAACCTTCATAATTTATCTCCATCTACACTAATCCAGCCAAATCATGGTCAAAGCATAACCAACTCCATCTCTGGCCTCGGAAAAGTGCACCCAGCTCTTACATCTACAAATCAAAGTCCAAGTTTGTTTCAAGGAATACCATCGTCGTTAGAATTGGATCAGCTGCAACAGAGTAAGTGTGGTACAGGGATGACAAGTTTCAATGCAATAGATAACTCAAGATTGCAGAGTAAGTTCTCAGACCCAGGAGCAGCAATCAATAGCTCGAGCAATATGTTAAACAGCTCCGCAAACATGATGCTACATGGGAGCTACCAGCAAACAATGAGTGGTGGGGGATTCGGGAATCAGTCTTCTCAAAACATGGCTTCTTTGAACTTGGATTCCTTTAATGTTGGTGTCAATAGTTCCTCCAATCTGCTGGATTCTGGTACCATTCAATCGTCTACGACACAGCCGGCTTCTTTGCTTTCTACTGAGCCTTTTCATAGTCTGCCGATGAGGGATAATGGTTTCTCCAATGGTCCTTATTTACAGAAGAACCCAATTGATATTTCTTCTACCGCCATGTCCTTGCCTCTAGAAGATTCTAGAGAAATGCAGTGCCAAGAAGGTTTGGTTGGAGATGTGCAGAACATCAGTCATACCCCAAGCCAAAGGTGGGGAGAGCAAGGGCAGAATTATGGTCACAGTTCGACAGCATCTTTTGGTTCCTTGAACACTCACATTCCTGGCAACGGCGTTGTCTCTCCCTTGAGCCAGAGTCTGGACCAGGATAGTGGAATCATCAACGAGAAGATGGGCGTGTTCATGAATGGCAGATTGGCTGGAGGTGCTTCGACTCTTATGCTGCAAAATGGGAATGAAAAGCTGGCAACGGAATCAAGAGCAATGACTAATGACAACTTCCTCTTGGAGCAACAAAAGATGCAAGGTGCATTTGCTCCTCGTAGTTATGATCCATTGGATGCTATGATGAATGCCATGATCAAACGG GAACAAGATGAAACCATACCAAACTGTGATTTTGGATTCGACGATTATTCTTTTGGATCAGGGATATGA
- the LOC130988118 gene encoding two-component response regulator ORR23-like isoform X4 — protein sequence MALKMLRDNKDRFDLVISDVHMPDMDGFKLLELVGLEMDLPVIMLSANGDPKLVMKGITHGACDYLVKPVRIEELRNIWQHVIRKKKTEPKNQNSSADQGNGNQSSGEGNGSQADRNGKCNRKRKDEEDFSEDNENENEDPATSKKPRVVWSIELHRKFVAAVNQLGIEKAVPKRILDLMNVEGLTRENVASHLQKYRLYLKRISSVASQQANMVAALGVKDSHFMRIGPFEGLGDFRTLSGQGRLGSAALSHYTTGGMLGRLNTPNVNLHNLSPSTLIQPNHGQSITNSISGLGKVHPALTSTNQSPSLFQGIPSSLELDQLQQSKCGTGMTSFNAIDNSRLQSKFSDPGAAINSSSNMLNSSANMMLHGSYQQTMSGGGFGNQSSQNMASLNLDSFNVGVNSSSNLLDSGTIQSSTTQPASLLSTEPFHSLPMRDNGFSNGPYLQKNPIDISSTAMSLPLEDSREMQCQEGLVGDVQNISHTPSQRWGEQGQNYGHSSTASFGSLNTHIPGNGVVSPLSQSLDQDSGIINEKMGVFMNGRLAGGASTLMLQNGNEKLATESRAMTNDNFLLEQQKMQGAFAPRSYDPLDAMMNAMIKREQDETIPNCDFGFDDYSFGSGI from the exons ATGGCGCTGAAAATGTTAAGGGACAACAAAGATAGATTTGACTTGGTGATCAGTGATGTCCATATGCCGGACATGGATGGTTTTAAGCTTCTGGAACTTGTTGGTCTTGAAATGGATCTACCTGTTATCA TGTTATCTGCAAACGGTGATCCCAAACTCGTGATGAAAGGGATTACTCATGGCGCTTGCGATTATTTGGTCAAGCCTGTTCGGATTGAGGAGCTGAGGAACATATGGCAACATGTGATCAGGAAAAAAAAGACTGAGCCAAAGAATCAGAACAGTTCTGCTGATCAAGGCAATGGTAATCAATCGAGTGGAGAAGGTAACGGGTCTCAAGCAGATCGGAATGGTAAATGCAATCGTAAGAGGAAAGATGAGGAAGATTTCAGTGAAGATAATGAGAATGAAAATGAAGACCCTGCAACCTCAAAGAAGCCTCGGGTGGTTTGGTCTATAGAGCTACATAGGAAGTTTGTTGCAGCAGTCAACCAGTTGGGAATTGAAA AGGCTGTTCCTAAAAGGATTCTTGACCTGATGAACGTCGAAGGACTTACTCGAGAAAATGTGGCAAGCCATCTCCAG AAGTATAGGCTATACCTGAAAAGAATCAGTTCTGTTGCATCCCAGCAAGCAAACATGGTAGCTGCACTCGGGGTTAAGGATTCCCATTTCATGCGTATTGGTCCATTCGAGGGGCTTGGAGATTTTCGAACTTTGTCTGGACAAGGAAGGCTCGGAAGTGCCGCATTATCACATTACACAACTGGAGGCATGCTTGGTCGACTAAATACACCTAACGTAAACCTTCATAATTTATCTCCATCTACACTAATCCAGCCAAATCATGGTCAAAGCATAACCAACTCCATCTCTGGCCTCGGAAAAGTGCACCCAGCTCTTACATCTACAAATCAAAGTCCAAGTTTGTTTCAAGGAATACCATCGTCGTTAGAATTGGATCAGCTGCAACAGAGTAAGTGTGGTACAGGGATGACAAGTTTCAATGCAATAGATAACTCAAGATTGCAGAGTAAGTTCTCAGACCCAGGAGCAGCAATCAATAGCTCGAGCAATATGTTAAACAGCTCCGCAAACATGATGCTACATGGGAGCTACCAGCAAACAATGAGTGGTGGGGGATTCGGGAATCAGTCTTCTCAAAACATGGCTTCTTTGAACTTGGATTCCTTTAATGTTGGTGTCAATAGTTCCTCCAATCTGCTGGATTCTGGTACCATTCAATCGTCTACGACACAGCCGGCTTCTTTGCTTTCTACTGAGCCTTTTCATAGTCTGCCGATGAGGGATAATGGTTTCTCCAATGGTCCTTATTTACAGAAGAACCCAATTGATATTTCTTCTACCGCCATGTCCTTGCCTCTAGAAGATTCTAGAGAAATGCAGTGCCAAGAAGGTTTGGTTGGAGATGTGCAGAACATCAGTCATACCCCAAGCCAAAGGTGGGGAGAGCAAGGGCAGAATTATGGTCACAGTTCGACAGCATCTTTTGGTTCCTTGAACACTCACATTCCTGGCAACGGCGTTGTCTCTCCCTTGAGCCAGAGTCTGGACCAGGATAGTGGAATCATCAACGAGAAGATGGGCGTGTTCATGAATGGCAGATTGGCTGGAGGTGCTTCGACTCTTATGCTGCAAAATGGGAATGAAAAGCTGGCAACGGAATCAAGAGCAATGACTAATGACAACTTCCTCTTGGAGCAACAAAAGATGCAAGGTGCATTTGCTCCTCGTAGTTATGATCCATTGGATGCTATGATGAATGCCATGATCAAACGG GAACAAGATGAAACCATACCAAACTGTGATTTTGGATTCGACGATTATTCTTTTGGATCAGGGATATGA